A part of Cotesia glomerata isolate CgM1 linkage group LG4, MPM_Cglom_v2.3, whole genome shotgun sequence genomic DNA contains:
- the LOC123264443 gene encoding TPR-containing protein DDB_G0280363-like isoform X4 — translation MVKKKVSNEINNTIEYAEKAIQHDDEPNKIQEKESKPPAISKTKFTTKKSYESFSTSSSRLKSFPAEEIRRIQQSPKPETNLNYQQNDGQGDGFLQSLYSESLKLSDKNFALNQQHLPSTEYQQIPPEDSNFYQKSDRQIHRPFVPMSRSLNIQEPHFVFDNHIDNFPASNYSIENKEMLVNTNESNLQASKASMDDFNQVKYKKESEIRDFIPQKIANTSIQIHPEPHSQYKSPQVLHQQNTLQEVPPQIFAHHHLEPEYLNAMNYEPNYQQTSTYGMTSPQDLMINRLRINHSNKAENQQYSHKNYPNTPRQYPHLENSLESKNTTKSSSSQQYHEYPPQKLPGSQNKEIKKKVIQFTPAMKHDQELLISKLKQQGISEEIIKRQFDALLTEQKRQLSYLQQLAQPENPEKSNKIVTKRKISRNSEDGKPEWMAHITPPRITYATVDKIKTSQNTIIQQQKKNVGFNSNNKVNINKNSEQTIQYWQANDRQNGMYVNCRNYQPWHNEGTSTEDRQCNCHQRSVVQHQQYPIHQQNFPMNSGHYPAQYHPHKQYPEINPLGNGYFILYDPSHQHQNNREITFQSNHHPFPHDYRNYQQNGAGYQQNWMSNPHLKQYNQPHNFEVSKNLQEGNLNEKQRKQVEETPNTVNFSHCKSAAGKNPRNNGLQDV, via the coding sequence AAGAAATCAGAAGGATTCAGCAATCACCAAAACCCGaaactaatttaaattatcaacaaaatgaTGGTCAAGGTGATGGTTTCCTTCAATCTCTGTACTCTGAATCATTAAAGTTGTCCGATAAGAATTTTGCACTGAATCAGCAACATTTACCTTCTACTGAGTATCAACAAATACCGCCTGAAGATTCaaacttttatcaaaaatcagaTAGACAGATTCACAGACCATTTGTGCCTATGTCTCgaagtttaaatattcaagaacctcattttgtttttgataaccatattgataattttccaGCCTCAAATTACAGCATTGAGAATAAAGAAATGCTTGTAAATACTAATGAAAGTAATCTTCAAGCATCAAAAGCTTCTATGGATGATTTCAACCAGgttaagtataaaaaagaaTCAGAAATTCGTGATTTTATTCCTCAAAAGATTGCGAATACAAGTATACAAATACATCCTGAACCTCACTCGCAGTATAAAAGTCCACAAGTATTGCATCAACAAAATACTCTTCAAGAAGTCCCTCCACAAATTTTTGCACACCATCATCTTGAACCAGAGTATTTAAATGCTATGAATTACGAGCCGAACTATCAGCAGACATCTACTTATGGAATGACTTCACCTCAAGATTTGATGATCAATCGTTTGAGAATTAATCACAGTAATAAGGCTGAAAATCAACAATATTCACATAAAAATTATCCTAATACACCTCGACAATAcccacatttagaaaattcatTGGAGAGTAAAAATACCACAAAAAGTTCGAGTAGTCAACAGTATCATGAATATCCACCGCAAAAATTACCTGGATctcaaaataaagaaataaaaaaaaaagtaatccaATTCACTCCCGCAATGAAACATGACCAAGAGTTATTGATATCAAAGTTAAAGCAGCAGGgaataagtgaagaaataataaaacgtCAGTTTGATGCTTTATTAACTGAGCAAAAAAGACAATTGAGTTACCTTCAACAATTAGCGCAGCCGGAAAACCCcgaaaaatcaaataaaattgttacaaaaagaaaaataagtaggAACAGTGAAGATGGAAAACCAGAGTGGATGGCCCATATCACCCCACCTAGAATTACTTACGCTActgttgataaaattaaaaccaGTCAAAATACCATAATACaacaacagaaaaaaaatgttggatttaatagtaataataaagtgaatataaataaaaactctgAGCAAACGATTCAATATTGGCAGGCAAATGATAGGCAAAATGGAATGTACGTAAATTGTCGAAATTATCAGCCTTGGCACAATGAGGGTACTTCTACTGAAGACCGTCAATGTAATTGTCATCAGCGCAGCGTTGTTCAACATCAACAATATCCTATTCatcaacaaaattttcctaTGAATTCTGGACATTATCCAGCACAATATCATCCACATAAACAATATCCAGAGATCAATCCTCTCGGTAAtggttattttatattgtacGATCCCAGTCATCAGCATCAAAATAACAGAGAGATTACTTTTCAATCTAATCATCATCCTTTCCCGCATGACTATcgtaattatcaacaaaacgGTGCTGGTTATCAGCAAAATTGGATGAGCAATCCGCATTTGAAGCAATATAATCAACCTCACAATTTTGAAGTGTCCAAAAATTTACAGGAAGgtaatttgaatgaaaaacAAAGAAAACAAGTTGAAGAAACACCTAATACTGTAAATTTTAGTCATTGCAAGAGTGCTGCTGGAAAAAATCCAAGAAACAATGGTCTGCAGGATGTATAA
- the LOC123264447 gene encoding hydrocephalus-inducing protein-like, with product MLINQKLAPGMSLNYNIKFIPEEKKDYYHQLDVVTDCQTFSVPLIAIGPRALLDFPDQIWMPETAVKIPSSKIFLIQNIGNKNTEFTSFSESEYFSIEPESGMIMEKEAVQFSVNFITSNSGNFYGIIYLQYDTGV from the exons atgttgatcaACCAGAAATTAGCCCCGGGAATGTCTCtaaattacaatataaaattcatacctgaagaaaaaaaagattattatcaTCAACTTGATGTTGTGACTGATTGTCAAACTTTTTCAGTTCCTCTTATtg CAATAGGACCACGAGCTCTTCTTGACTTTCCTGATCAAATATGGATGCCTGAGACGGCTGTAAAAATTCCGtcgtcaaaaatatttttaattcaaaatattggaaataaaaatacagAGTTTACATCGTTTTCTGAAAG cgagtatttttcaattgaaccAGAGAGTGGAATGATTATGGAAAAAGAAGCTGTTCAATTCAGTGTCAATTTTATAACTTCAAATTCTGGAAACTTTTATGGAATTATTTATCTTCAATATGATACAGGTGTATGA
- the LOC123263014 gene encoding hydrocephalus-inducing protein homolog, whose amino-acid sequence MVDFKTEESDEIITLCIKGNSILPALNFDKTHLNCGTTALGFTSEHEVTLLNDSPVSVKLSLTIPDGNESPVTYESFTYSAPNLVSNPKEFFIQPQQFILSAQSSRNIIINFTPNIARVSNTCLEVKFDGFDSTPVTLPIVFKSEAASLEIEPSGYVVEFCYINFPFTLHFTIKNKSDIEGFAYNKKQSSKNSAIFYSMSRQLWHLKSNESKCSSVTLIPTKYGRQSIEIPIMTFGSLYPQTLTIAYNCQGATVLSIPSELDWGEVQLLEKKSMSFKLVNYSPVPAYFETIISNSKSPWSLSTTSGEINPLKSENITATIFMREGKQLCDIIFVSVLNGSTITIVLKASGIGSPIIIDPNIFPTFDMGCFFNKQKNCLSLVVTNEGNQLKKIFFSSIEIKMMESDKLITHSKKFLVEPFLIDLLPRNKQKIKCVVYCEELGNISEEWWIYSLLPGQKMYELIGKSLFSAKFIKPLINFNKNKLSFFINIGSNSEESSEKLIDKIEITNTSELDLQAHVSIRTPFSLLTDKNLYTQSIVVNFCHNLASSIQICFTPLISDSQYSSKIYRDILKFEYEYPKVDEIECEAVIIYPNIIIDPDSLQFDLILGSIVEKEITLINEGPVTAYYQFYWANENIEYLKIKSVSLTSVNSPTKLTTDEMDLENGFEIFKRKLSEERVENFIKLLPMEGFVPPISKKLITCTFYTQDPLLIKAKLQCQVLKGPLISIEVEAKADTVRYHLSTKNINFENENLTRIFSINPKKGFIKSGETAVIILQYKPIIPGYVEEFFYLDIENLSPVKISMQCHGIFLQVYLPLPRADNDNLICDEYCALQYFEDLNNNGELNNKKNSSQIISEADLSRLTSNGWYVVNCYELPQIVDIKMFIERYFATEFIKKNNTPLDDYIVTYVLNLGYVVADQLTSHSLTILNYSPCKLFIELKQPKSQKYLSKYGITIKFENRILEPAELCVLEISINPSSKIFLDKTDEIRREIFIEVAHGCKVSILIIGVITFPSLKTNTNYIDFENIFIGECKETPLLIENDGLIDCRWRIKLSDENLMSSSFYLIETEGITSPKQHIVINIRFKPHKSGYHETDLIIFIEQSCESIKIKLIGRGVERKLNISEPSIDFFANLHNSSKEHIFYVENPNVCPIEFYWEHLDKISNEENKIIHVLLTYYQANEIFLPITKIASQLPQKLYEFYYYLVDNAKSRNIKKNINNLSDKFVNSNNSCMTSEYKDIKESISCDETESLIYFYINNLHNQDDFWKTRKDPIKEINDDYYYYKLLTKKICIVFHGAPFTSYQETACRAARKMNLPLLNLNTVITEFIALKKSPSAIKIKKIIYQKYEALLATVKDQLENFEFTTKINDSTHKEKIYNQEVKINKLKNEYLFNFSKPKINYLIDSLQTIPSIEELHSMDPFSCLEYKIEGINLIESIINCKKKLIDKSSIKIKKRRSKSKHGETFLDIDLNLFKEILKEILESDHFRKGFVLQTLANNFITSNHDFEDQSVITEKNLDPIIKTVEQNCSGKLFTVNKNHRKSDSESNICNKQESKRKLKSPKSQSLCEPILFELSDKEDEIKKKKKSKSVVKAFNTYNSNLKSMLRIIDNWISASDMNDGHRWHAKFSDPWDPRIYDLIIHQLLESDFVNKLSIEQMRGLTLNSKFYRVLTKTQQRKLSNSDDQVFKLYSLPNFSTNDMSGTQVEGVEPRFAMQPGEVKYFKIVFNPENIGTFRREFFLGVIGNDKTYSISVNGIVDNPIL is encoded by the exons ATGGTAGATTTTAAAACTGAAGAAAGTGACGAAATTATAACTCTTTGCATTAA AGGAAACAGCATTCTACCAGccttaaattttgataaaactcATCTTAACTGTGGTACAACAGCTTTAG GATTCACTTCAGAACATGAAGTTACACTTTTAAACGACTCTCCAGTATCcgtaaaattaagtttaactATTCCAGATGGTAACGAGTCTCCAGTAACTTACGAGTCTTTTACTTATTCCGCACCAAATTTAGTATCAAACcccaaagaattttttattcagcCTCAACAATTTATCCTCAGCGCTCAAAGTTCTCGTAACATTATT ATCAATTTTACTCCAAATATTGCCCGAGTGTCAAATACATGTCTCGAAGTAAAATTTGATGGATTCGACAGTACTCCAGTAACTCTTCCAATAGTTTTCAAAAGCGAAGCTGCTTCTCTTGAAATAGAACCATCTGGATATGTGGTTGAATTTTGCTACATTAATTTTCCATTTACGCTTCACTTTACGATCAAGAATAAATCAGACATAGAAGGATTCGcttacaataaaaaacaatcatCGAAGAATTCGgctatattttattcaatgtcACGACAATTGTGGcatttaaaatcaaatgaaTCCAAGTGTTCATCAGTAACATTAATACCAACTAAATATGGAAGGCAAAGCATTGAGATACCAATTATGACATTTGGTAGTTTGTATCCTCAAACTTTAACTATTGCATACAATTGTCAAGGAGCTACTGTTTTGTCAATTCCTTCAGAACTCGATTGGGGAGAAGTGCAacttcttgaaaaaaaatcaatgtcATTTAAATTGGTTAATTATTCTCCGGTACCAGCTTACTTTGAAACAATTATAAGCAATAGCAAATCACCTTGGTCACTATCAACAACTTCTGGTGAAATAAATCCTCTTAAATCCGAAAATATAACTGCAACAATATTTATGAGAGAAGGTAAACAATTATGTGATATTATATTCGTTTCAGTATTGAACGGTTCGACCATCACAATTGTGTTAAAAGCTTCTGGCATCGGATCACCAATTATTATTGATCCAAATATTTTCCCCACATTTGACATgggttgtttttttaataaacaaaaaaactgTTTATCATTAGTGGTCACGAATGAAGGCaatcagttaaaaaaaatttttttttcttcaatagaAATCAAAATGATGGAAAGTGATAAACTAATTACgcatagtaaaaaatttttagtagagccatttttaatagatttattaccacgaaataaacaaaaaataaagtgTGTGGTATATTGTGAAGAGCTTGGAAATATTTCAGAAGAATGGTGGATTTATAGCTTATTACCAGGTCAAAAAATGTATGAGTTGATTGGAAAAAGTTTGTTTTCGGCAAAGTTTATCAAAccattgataaattttaataaaaataaactttcgTTTTTCATAAACATTGGGTCTAATTCAGAAGAATCATCAGAGAAGCTCAtcgataaaattgaaattacaaATACATCCGAGTTAGATTTACAAGCGCATGTTTCTATCAGAACACCGTTCAGTTTGCttacagataaaaatttatatactcAAAGCATTGTAGtaaatttttgtcataatttagcAAGCAGTATACAGATTTGTTTTACACCTCTGATAAGTGATTCGCAGtattcttcaaaaatataccGAGACATCTTAAAATTTGAGTATGAGTATCCAAAAGTCGACGAAATTGAATGTGAAGCTGTGATAATATATcctaatataattattgaccCTGATAGTCTACAATTTGACTTAATTTTAGGGAGTATAGTTGAGAAAGAGATTACATTGATAAATGAAGGACCGGTCACTGCTTATTACCAATTTTACTGGGCcaatgaaaatattgaatatttaaaaataaaatctgttTCTCTTACTTCTGTCAATAGCCCAACCAAATTAACGACGGATGAAATGGATTTAGAAAATGGAttcgaaatatttaaaaggAAACTTTCTGAAGAAagagttgaaaattttattaaactgttgCCAATGGAAGGATTCGTTCCGCCAATTTCTAAAAAGTTAATTACTTGTACATTTTACACTCAAGATCCTTTACTTATAAAAGCGAAATTACAATGTCAAGTTTTAAAAGGACCTTTAATAAGTATTGAAGTTGAGGCAAAAGCAGATACCGTGAGATACCATTtaagtacaaaaaatattaatttcg AGAATGAGAATCTtacgagaattttttcaataaatccAAAGAAAGGGTTCATCAAATCAGGAGAAACTGCTGTGATTATACTTCAATATAAACCAATTATTCCAGGATAcgttgaagaatttttttacctcgacattgaaaatttatcgcCGGTTAAAATTAGTATGCAATGCCATGGAATATTTCTTCAAGTGTATTTACCGTTACCAAGGgctgataatgataatttaatttgtgatGAATATTGCGCTCTTCAATATTTTGAAGATTTGAATAATAACGGAGaattaaacaacaaaaaaaacagCTCACAAATAATTTCAGAAGCTGATCTATCAAGACTTACTTCAAATGGATGGTATGTAGTTAATTGCTATGAATTACCGCAAATTGTGGacattaaaatgtttattgaaagatattttgcaacggaattcataaaaaaaaataatacaccTTTAGACGATTATATTGTTACCTATGTCCTAAATTTAGGATATGTTGTGGCTGATCAATTGACTAGTCATTCTTTgacgatattaaattattctccTTGCAAATTATTCATCGAATTAAAGCAACCAAAAAGTCAAAAGTATTTATCAAAGTATGgcattacaattaaatttgaaaacaGAATTCTAGAGCCTGCGGAACTTTGTGTTCttgaaatttcaattaatccatcaagcaaaatttttcttgataaaacTGATGAAATTAgaagagaaatttttattgaagtcGCTCATGGTTGTAAGGTTTCTATCTTAATAATAGGAGTTATCACGTTTCCGTCCTTAAAAACAAACACAAACTATATtgactttgaaaatatttttattggagAATGTAAAGAGACACCATtgttaattgaaaatgatGGTTTGATTGATTGTCGTTGGAGGATAAAATTGtctgatgaaaatttaatgtcaaGCTCGTTTTACTTAATTGAAACAGAGGGAATCACTTCTCCTAAACAACATATAGTAATTAATATCCGTTTCAAACCACATAAATCTGGTTACCACGAGACtgacttaattatttttatagaacaaTCCTGTgagtctataaaaataaaattaattggcaGAGGAGTAGAacgtaaattaaatatcagtGAACCTTCAATTGATTTCTTCGCAAATCTTCATAACTCATCAAAAGagcatattttttatgttgaaaaTCCAAATGTTTGtccaattgaattttattgggagcatttagataaaataagtaatgaagaaaacaaaattattcacGTATTGCTTACTTATTATCAGgctaatgaaatttttctaccAATAACGAAAATTGCATCACAGCTTCCTCAGAAACTTtacgaattttattattacttggTTGATAATGCAAAAagtagaaatattaaaaagaatataaataatctaagtGACAAATTTGTCAATTCAAACAATTCGTGTATGACTTCAGaatataaagatataaaagaGTCAATTTCTTGTGATGAAACTGAGagcttgatttatttttatattaataatcttCATAACCAAGATGACTTCTGGAAAACTCGTAAAGACccaattaaagaaataaatgatgattattattattataaattattgactaaaaaaatttgtattgtaTTTCACGGAGCACCCTTTACTTCTTATCAAGAAACTGCGTGTCGAGCTGCTAGAAAAATGAACttaccattattaaatttgaacaCTGTAATTACTGAATTTATTGCTTTGAAAAAGTCACCGAGTGCGatcaaaattaagaaaataatatatcaAAAGTACGAAGCGTTACTGGCTACCGTAAAAGATCAATTAGAAAACTTTGAGTTCAccacaaaaattaatgattcaactcacaaagaaaaaatatacaatCAAGAAgtcaaaattaacaaattgaaaaatgaatatttattcaacTTTTCTAAaccgaaaataaattatctcatTGATAGTTTACAAACCATTCCTAGTATTGAGGAATTACATTCTATGGATCCATTTAGTTGTTTAGAGTATAAAATCGAAGgaataaatttgatagaaagcattattaattgtaaaaaaaaattaatcgataaaTCAagtattaaaatcaaaaaaagaaGATCTAAATCTAAGCATGGAGAAACTTTTCTTGATATTGACCTAAAtctatttaaagaaattttaaaagaaatattagaaAGTGATCATTTTAGAAAAGGTTTTGTTCTTCAAACTTtagctaataattttataa CTTCAAATCACGACTTTGAAGATCAAAGTGtcattactgaaaaaaatttagatccaATTATCAAAACAGTTGAACAAAACTGTTCAGGAAAATTGTTTACAGTAAATAAAAACCACAGAAAATCAGATTCGGAGTCGAACATTTGCAATAAACAAGAAtcgaaaagaaaattaaaaagtccAAAAAGCCAATCCCTATGTGAAcctattttatttgaattgagTGATAAAGAAGACGAaatcaaaaagaaaaagaaatcaaaatcTGTGGTTAAAGCGTTTAATACTTATAACtcgaatttaaaatcaatgttAAGAATAATAGACAATTGGATATCTGCATCAGATATGAATGATGGTCATCGATGGCATGCAAAATTTAGCGATCCCTGGGACCCTCGAATTTATGATTTGATAATCCATCAACTACTCGAGAGTGATTTTgtcaataaattatctattgaaCAAATGCGAGGTCTAACTCTTAATTCTAAGTTCTACAGAGTCCTAACGAAAACACAACAAAGAAAATTATCTAACAGTGATGACCAAGtattcaaattgtattcttTACCAAATTTTAGTACAAATGATATGTCTGGTACACAAGTTGAGGGCGTTGAACCACGTTTTGCTATGCAACCTGGTGAAgttaaatactttaaaattgttttcaatccTGAAAATATCGGTACTTTCCggcgagaattttttttaggtgtTATTGGGAATGATAAAACTTATAGCATCAGTGTTAACGGCATTGTAGATAATCCGATTCTGTAG
- the LOC123264445 gene encoding probable palmitoyltransferase ZDHHC24 has protein sequence MNIRKKVLPKTIGDGLSMLFFLIIIPLIYWFELWIVLPDLFEAGSPLYICHFIFGNFIMINIVGNYTYAVMCDTSTRPVIMSISKAKVKDGWRFCSSCEAVSPPRSWHCQICNTCILKRDHHCVFTGCCVGYLNHRYFLMLVFYIFIGATYSFYYNNYFIWSKLVFEFPLSIIKIIFPLAIFIFGFDDSWEQFYLMLYIISVVGMLFTGALFIYHIRLVCNGTVAYEKDKNISKYNIGWKDNIKDVLGKRWYVCWLLPYIKSDLLHNGLFWSTVGSWKDNSKHR, from the coding sequence atgaatATACGTAAAAAAGTATTACCAAAAACAATTGGTGATGGGTTatcaatgttattttttttaataataataccacTAATTTATTGGTTTGAATTATGGATTGTATTGCCGGATTTATTTGAAGCTGGTTCACCATTGTATATTTGTCATTTTATATTTggtaattttataatgataaacaTTGTAGGCAATTACACGTATGCAGTAATGTGTGATACCAGTACAAGACCGGTAATAATGTCAATAAGCAAAGCTAAAGTAAAGGATGGTTGGAGATTTTGTTCATCATGTGAAGCAGTGTCACCACCAAGATCTTGGCACTGTCAAATTTGTAACACGTGCATTTTAAAACGTGATCACCACTGTGTATTCACTGGCTGTTGCGTCGGCTATTTAAATCATCGTTATTTTTTGATGCTAGTTTTCTACATATTTATTGGTGCTACCTACTCATTTTATtacaacaattattttatttggagTAAATTAGTATTTGAATTCCCTCTgtctattataaaaataatattccctttagcaatatttatatttggaTTTGACGATTCGTGggaacaattttatttaatgcttTACATTATCTCTGTTGTTGGTATGTTGTTTACTGgtgcattatttatttatcatataagATTAGTATGTAATGGTACTGTTGCATATgagaaagataaaaatatttcaaagtaTAATATTGGATGGAAAGACAATATCAAAGATGTTTTAGGTAAAAGGTGGTATGTGTGCTGGTTACTACCTTACATTAAATCTGATTTACTCCACAATGGTTTGTTTTGGAGTACTGTTGGATCATGGAAAGATAATTCGAaacatagataa
- the LOC123264441 gene encoding putative uncharacterized protein DDB_G0277255, which yields MAKKSKIMPLSNKYKKVKRPTVLVKRNQMKRKSISKPRNLLYEKLKANNNALARALSKEKQDHQYTFSHSLALTSQIQDMQVAINKRDEILSKILQNSKQGLELLVKATGFLTDTIQSCRTIVQTDPINIRTNLSRSPMPRRDSSRQSVKSPARGVVQPMVSGHTITKPVINLSRINMPRIRTSPNLSDIEESISTPERSSLRIDNNASSVETTATGTSSTATNFVRLPANQQNSFPTRRVERLLPERIRRSTARISDEVDDLSESNSSRRSKSRRTSRYSRRESPNSERLSVNRESRFNRESLPEMFKSPRVALQDVSRFLRNNAQTVNVKTIFENDNTPGNLSSMEISTIVEPTNDQNISVQNDESSENNIDKLSESWTAPTYGFDSRKNDSKKSNKADDPLEGSSWMHTSESLDIDEDNSNNQSTLQASNSSNVNSSATFVITSETAATLEIATNADQTVDEDDPNDSSRIEWAENRCTISSSSSDSEEDSNDDVDDIQYSKFFSVNTRNRKMNSYVSDGDNNHDKSKNVSKYSSTSVESPKSRKFSTQHNNDENNEDEVDDDDDGEKCGNWGRLAASINTRTRRTDDNEANNDNNHLLRISSNVTTERSRQPIDSDEDFTMIIKKRPCPSRNLPFDINELNLPVLEGPLVETPQVDPEPEFTTEINMVTRVINSTMPRGAIRESLIDNSSVLIPQINETLSRTSTEMDRLNNTTTRTSEESFIGHPDILKRKRRNKHRLISSSDSEPSSPLEIASKCKRKSTKKKDPSTAKVVLEKLEESKKMLSITSRTSSNSFSSLQVDQQSDSDSSNASSKISGRPRRRKAPKNLREPPLGTKLRRH from the exons ATG gcaaaaaaatcaaaaataatgcCTCTGtctaataaatacaaaaaagttaaaagGCCGACTGTCTTGGTGAAAAGAAACCAAATGAAAAGGAAATCAATTTCCAAGCCACGAAATTTAt tgtATGAAAAACTAAAAGCCAATAATAATGCTCTTGCACGGGCATtatcaaaagaaaaacaaGACCATCAATATACGTTTTCTCATAGTCTTGCGTTGACAAGTCAAATTCAAGATATGCAAGTAGCAATAAATAAACGTGATgaaatattatcaaaaatactGCAGAATTCAAAGCAAGGTTTAGAATTACTCGTAAAAGCAACTGGTTTTCTCACAGATACAATACAATCCTGTCGAACTATCGTCCAAACAGATCCAATTAACATACGTACAAATTTGTCTCGGAGCCCAATGCCACGAAGAGACTCGTCAAGACAATCCGTTAAATCACCAGCACGCGGAGTTGTTCAGCCGATGGTTAGTGGCCACACAATAACAAAACCAGTCATCAATTTGAGCAGAATAAATATGCCCCGCATACGTACGTCACCAAATTTAAGTGATATTGAAGAAAGTATATCAACACCTGAACGCAGCTCACTTCGAATTGATAACAACGCTTCATCAGTAGAAACAACAGCAACCGGTACTAGTTCAACAGCAACTAATTTTGTAAGATTGCCAGCCAATCAACAGAATAGTTTTCCAACCAGACGCGTAGAAAGATTGTTACCTGAAAGGATACGTAGGTCGACAGCAAGAATAAGCGATGAAGTTGATGATTTGTCTGAAAGTAATTCCAGCAGGCGATCTAAAAGTAGACGTACCAGTCGATATTCACGACGGGAATCACCTAATTCTGAACGTTTGTCTGTCAACCGTGAGTCACGTTTCAACCGTGAATCTCTACCGGAAATGTTTAAAAGCCCGCGTGTTGCATTACAAGATGTATCCCGTTTCCTTCGCAATAATGCACAAACTGTCaatgtaaaaacaatttttgaaaacgatAATACTCCTGGTAATTTAAGTTCAATGGAAATATCTACAATTGTTGAACCGACTAATGATCAGAATATTTCTGTACAAAATGATGAAAGTTCGGagaataatattgataaattatcagAGTCATGGACAGCTCCCACTTATGGTTTTGATTCAAGGAAGAATgactcgaaaaaatctaacaAAGCAGATGATCCATTGGAAGGTTCTAGTTGGATGCATACTTCCGAATCTCTTGATATTGATGAAGATAATTCTAATAATCAAAGCACTCTACAAGCTTCTAATAGTTCGAATGTTAATTCATCAGCAACGTTTGTTATTACATCAGAAACTGCAGCAACATTAGAAATAGCAACAAATGCAGATCAAACTGTCGACGAAGATGATCCTAACGACTCTTCGCGGATTGAGTGGGCTGAAAACAGATGTACTATCTCATCGTCGAGTAGTGATAGTGAAGAAGACTCTAATGATGATGTTGATGACattcaatattcaaaatttttttcggtcaacacaagaaatagaaaaatgaaCAGTTATGTTTCTGATGGCGATAATAATCatgataaatcaaaaaatgtgTCTAAATATTCATCTACTAGTGTAGAAAGTCCTAAGAGTCGTAAATTTTCCACTCAACATAACAACGATGAAAACAATGAAGATGAAGTTGATGACGATGATGACGGTGAAAAATGTGGTAATTGGGGTCGATTAGCGGCTTCAATTAATACACGAACTAGGAGAACTGATGATAATGAAGccaacaatgataataatcatttattacgaATATCGTCAAATGTCACTACGGAGCGAAGTCGTCAACCAATTGATAGTGATGAAGACTTtacaatgattataaaaaaaagacctTGTCCTAGTCGTAATCTACCTTTcgatattaatgaattaaactTACCGGTCTTAGAGGGGCCTCTTGTTGAAACACCTCAGGttgatcctgaaccagagttTACAACTGAAATAAATATGGTAACTCGAGTTATAAATTCAACGATGCCTAGAGGAGCTATAAGAGAATCATTGATTGATAATTCGTCTGTGTTAATCCCGCAAATAAATGAAACGTTGAGTCGTACATCCACAGAGATGGATAGACTTAACAATACTACTACTAGGACTTCTGAAGAGTCTTTCATTGGCCATCCTGAcattttgaaaagaaaaagaagaaataaacatCGACTTATTTCTTCCAGCGATTCTGAACCATCCAGTCCTCTAGAAATTGCGTCAAAATGCAAGCGAAaaagtactaaaaaaaaagatcccAGTACGGCTAAGGTTGTACTTGAAAAATTGGAAGAAAGCAAAAAAATGTTGTCAATTACATCACGAACTTCTTCAAATTCCTTTTC ATCACTACAAGTGGACCAACAAAGTGATTCAGATAGCAGCAACGCCAGTAGTAAGATTTCTGGTCGACCAAGGAGACGAAAAGCACCTAAAAATTTAAGAGAACCTCCTTTGGGAACTAAATTAAGACGAcactga